A stretch of Ipomoea triloba cultivar NCNSP0323 chromosome 11, ASM357664v1 DNA encodes these proteins:
- the LOC115997505 gene encoding mitochondrial import inner membrane translocase subunit TIM14-1-like has product MTTPLVMGAAVGSAALGARYLIRAWQAFKVAPRARRFYPGGFEPVMTRREAALILGVRERAAIEKIKEAHRRVMVANHPDAGGSHYIASKINEAKEVLLGKTKSHSAF; this is encoded by the exons ATG ACAACTCCTTTGGTTATGGGAGCAGCAGTTGGAAGTGCTGCACTGGGAGCAAGGTACCTAATAAGAGCATGGCAAGCATTCAAAGTAGCCCCTCGAGCTCGGAGGTTTTATCCTGGTGGATTTGAACCCGTAATGACCAGGCGAGAAGCAGCATTGATTCTTGGAGTCAG AGAGAGAGCTGCTATAGAGAAGATCAAGGAGGCACACAGGAGAGTGATGGTAGCAAACCACCCAGATGCTGGTGGCAGCCATTATATTGCATCTAAAATTAACGAAGCCAAAGAAGTCTTACTGGGGAAAACCAAGAGTCATTCTgcattttaa
- the LOC115997504 gene encoding DNA polymerase epsilon subunit B: MNGGATRNKVQRKFKMRGYTLKVDALSEVLSFLDRFPSDAHDEALDLLLDELQYLSLKSAILDKHPVHKVVTLLLEAEAADEENPNSAGSSASELRVIDAFIVPKLRYDPVKKIFYEYVGKLPIHGDASAKATLYKDRFLLLFQRLSRDPRFSKPAFGSTVSEYGSCEISPIQSLVGQTGRRWVMGVISQLEDGHFYLEDLSAAVEVNLSDSKITTGFFVENTVVLAEGEMQLDGVFKVRTCGFPPLEDREKSTAFFSGIDFFGGGLLTNEETLRLAELEKRAVNDMFVILSDIWLDNEETMRNVEIVLSGYENVEVVPSLFVFMGNFCSHPCNLSFKSFSSLRSQFGKLGELIASHQRLKEHSRFLFIPGPDDVGPSTVLPRCCLPKYITEELQKNIPTAIFSSNPCRVKFYTQEIVFFRQDLLYRMRRSCLMAPSTEETSDPFEHLVATITHQSHLCPLPLTVQPIIWNYDHSLHLYPTPHTIVLADKSEQKAFKYTGITCFNPGSFSSDGTFVAYRPCNREVELSAL, from the exons atgaACGGAGGAGCAACAAGGAACAAAGTACAGAGGAAGTTCAAGATGAGGGGCTACACTCTCAAAGTGGATGCCCTATCAGAGGTCCTCTCCTTCCTCGACCGATTCCCTTCCGACGCCCACGACGAAGCCCTCGACCTCCTCCTCGACGAGCTCCAGTACCTATCAC TGAAATCGGCGATTCTTGACAAACATCCGGTGCACAAAGTTGTGACCCTGTTATTGGAAGCAGAAGCCGCCGACGAGGAAAATCCTAACAGCGCCGGCTCTTCGGCCTCTGAGCTTCGAGTCATCGATGCCTTTATTGTCCCAAAATTGAGATACGATCCAGTGAAGAAGATCTTCTACGA GTATGTAGGGAAGCTTCCAATTCATGGTGATGCCTCTGCAAAAGCCACCCTATATAAAGATAGGTTCCTGTTGTTATTCCAACGGCTTTCCCGCGATCCTCGGTTTTCCAAGCCTGCTTTTGGGAGCACTGTGTCTGAGTATGGCAGCTGTGAG ATATCTCCAATCCAATCACTGGTTGGGCAGACTGGGAGAAGATGGGTAATGGGGGTAATATCTCAATTGGAAGATGGTCATTTCTACTTGGAAGACCTTTCTGCAGCTGTTGAAGTTAATTTATCTGATTCA aaaataacaacaGGATTTTTTGTAGAAAATACAGTTGTCTTAGCAGAAGGTGAAATGCAGTTGGATGGTGTTTTTAAG GTCAGAACATGCGGATTTCCTCCTCTAGAAGACAGAGAAAAGTCTACTGCATTTTTTTCAGGGATTGACTTCTTTGGTGGTGGTCTACTTACAAATGAGGAAACT CTAAGACTTGCAGAGCTGGAAAAAAGAGCTGTGAATGACATGTTTGTCATCCTCTCTGATATCTGGCTGGACAATGAGGAG ACTATGAGAAATGTGGAGATTGTCCTCAGTGGTTATGAGAATGTAGAAGTAGTTCCTTCATTATTTGTTTTCATGGGAAATTTCTGCTCTCATCCTTGCAATCTATCCTTCAAGTCTTTCTCAAGTCTCAG GTCACAGTTTGGAAAACTAGGGGAGCTTATTGCATCCCACCAACGACTGAAAGAGCACAGTCGGTTCCTTTTCATTCCTGGTCCTGATGATGTAG GTCCTTCAACAGTTTTGCCTAGATGTTGTTTGCCAAAATACATTACGGAAGAGCTTCAAAAGAATATTCCAACTGCCATATTCTCCAGCAATCCATGCAG AGTCAAGTTTTATACACAAGAAATAGTATTTTTCCGGCAGGACCTGCTTTATAGAATGAGGAGGTCATGCCTAATGGCACCCTCTACAGAGGAGACTAGTGATCCATTTGAGCAT CTTGTTGCTACTATCACTCATCAAAGCCATCTCTGCCCCCTTCCTCTCACTGTGCAACCCATAATATGGAATTATGACCACAGCCTCCACCTTTATCCGACCCCACACACG ATAGTTTTGGCCGACAAAAGCGAACAGAAGGCATTCAAGTACACTGGCATTACATGCTTCAATCCGGGTTCGTTCTCAAGTGACGGCACTTTTGTGGCATATCGGCCTTGCAATCGTGAAGTAGAATTGTCAGCTCTGTAA